The Nocardia vinacea genome contains the following window.
TGACCGGCCGGTGTTCGGCGCCGTCTGCGCCGGTGTAGCGCAGGTCGAATTGCTCCGGTTGGTGGAAGTCGACCTGCACGGTGGAGAGGGTGAATTCGCGGCCCGCGCTGTCGGTGAACTGGATATCGATCTTGGGGCCGTAGAACGCGGCCTCGCCTTCGGCTGCTTCGTAGGGTAGGCCGGAGCGGTCGAGCACGTCGGTGAGCATGGTGATCGACTGCTGCCAGAGTTCCGGGGCCGCAACATATTTCCCGCCCGGTCCGGGTAGCGAGAGGCGGTATCGGGTGGGCCGGATTCCCATGGCCGCATGTGCCGACCGGATCAGTTCCAGCGCGCCCGCGACCTCGTCGGCGACCTGATCCACGGTGCAGAAGATGTGCGCGTCATTGAGCTGGATCGCGCGCACACGGGTGAGTCCGCCGAGCACACCGGAGAGTTCCGCTCGATACATCCCGCCCAATTCGGCCATCCGCAAAGGCAATTCGCGGTAGCTGTGCGAGCGGGAGCGGAACATTACCGCGTGATGCGGACACAGGCTCGGGCGCAGCAGCACCTGCTCGCCGCCCAACTGCATGGGCGGGAACATGTCGTCGCGGTAGTGCGACCAGTGCCCGGATATTTCGTAGAGCTCCCGCTTCCCGAGCGCCGGTGAATACACGTGCCGGTACCCGGCGCGTCGTTCCGCGGTGCGGATGAACTCCTCGAGTGCGTGGCGCAGGGTGGCGCCATCGGGCAGCCAGTACGGCAGGCCGGATCCGATCAGCGGATCGGTAT
Protein-coding sequences here:
- the thrS gene encoding threonine--tRNA ligase, which encodes MHDHRKLGRELGLFDTDPLIGSGLPYWLPDGATLRHALEEFIRTAERRAGYRHVYSPALGKRELYEISGHWSHYRDDMFPPMQLGGEQVLLRPSLCPHHAVMFRSRSHSYRELPLRMAELGGMYRAELSGVLGGLTRVRAIQLNDAHIFCTVDQVADEVAGALELIRSAHAAMGIRPTRYRLSLPGPGGKYVAAPELWQQSITMLTDVLDRSGLPYEAAEGEAAFYGPKIDIQFTDSAGREFTLSTVQVDFHQPEQFDLRYTGADGAEHRPVMVHRSIIGSVERAVAHLIEVHGGAFPAWLAPSQLVVLPVSAAESAPADALVERCLELGLRAEIADHELGSLGARIRQARLVPYQVVIGPKEVANDLVAVRLRDGQRLEPLPADELLSRITELIAAHSTLL